A portion of the Citrobacter rodentium NBRC 105723 = DSM 16636 genome contains these proteins:
- a CDS encoding PhzF family phenazine biosynthesis protein has translation MKEIDFYMVDAFSDRAFGGNAAAVCLLDAWLPDETLQKMAQQHNQSETAFVVRQPGGFALRWFTTRNEVNLCGHATLASAHVIFHHLGYPDERIHFDTLSGTLSVSRHDDWLTLDFPACATDAQTPPQEMLSALGIDRWLSARKGRAWVIELATREQVEALAPDINAMIPGEHKVSVTAAGDGEYDFVSRFFSPGEAVWEDPVTGSAHTMLIPFWGAKLNKTRMLARQVSARGGDVRCEWRGERVLMSGMARTYLQGKVLLD, from the coding sequence ATGAAAGAGATTGATTTTTATATGGTTGATGCGTTCAGCGATCGCGCATTCGGCGGTAACGCGGCGGCAGTGTGTCTGCTTGACGCGTGGTTACCGGACGAGACGTTGCAAAAGATGGCGCAGCAGCATAATCAGTCGGAAACTGCTTTCGTTGTCCGCCAGCCAGGGGGATTTGCGCTGCGCTGGTTTACCACCCGTAATGAGGTGAATTTATGCGGCCATGCCACGCTGGCCAGCGCGCACGTCATCTTTCACCATCTCGGCTATCCTGATGAACGCATTCATTTCGACACGCTCTCCGGGACGTTGAGCGTTTCGCGTCACGATGACTGGCTGACGCTGGACTTTCCTGCCTGCGCCACCGATGCGCAAACGCCGCCGCAGGAGATGCTCAGCGCGCTGGGTATCGATCGCTGGCTCAGCGCCCGTAAAGGCCGTGCCTGGGTGATTGAACTGGCGACGCGCGAGCAGGTTGAAGCGCTCGCGCCGGATATCAATGCCATGATCCCCGGCGAACATAAGGTATCGGTGACCGCTGCGGGCGACGGAGAGTACGACTTTGTCAGCCGCTTTTTCTCGCCCGGCGAGGCGGTGTGGGAAGATCCGGTTACCGGCTCGGCGCACACTATGCTGATCCCGTTCTGGGGCGCGAAGCTGAATAAAACCCGGATGCTTGCCCGCCAGGTCTCCGCCCGCGGCGGCGATGTGCGCTGCGAATGGCGGGGCGAACGGGTGCTGATGAGCGGGATGGCGAGAACCTATTTACAGGGCAAGGTGCTGCTGGATTAA